ATCTCGACGCGGCGTTGCGTGATGCGCGAAAGGTTCACGATCGACTCGGACGCCATCGTCTTGTTCGGGATGGTGACGAGCGTTTTCTGCGGGGTGCGCAGGCGGGTCGAGCGGATGCCGACGTGCTCGACCGTGCCGGTAAAAGCGCCGATCTGCACGGTCTCGCCGATGCGAAAGGGCTGGTCAACCGCCACCACCACGGCGCCAAACACGTTGGCCACCGTGTCCTGCGCGGCGAGGGCGAGGGCCAGGCCGCCGATGCCGAGTCCGGCGAGAAACGCGCTGACATTGGCACCCATGCCCTGCGCGATTACCAGCGCGCCGAACACAAACACGATCCCCATGAGCGCGCTTTTGATCCACGGCATGAAGGCGGTCACGCCGAGGTCGTTTTTCTTTGCCAGCGCGTGCAGGTGATCCGCGAGCGCGCCGGTCACGCGAAGCGCGAGCCAAAAGAGCGCGAGCATGATCGCGAAGGCATAGGCGTAGTTGATGCCCTTGTTGAGCGCGGGCGAAAGATGCAGGACCTTCAGCGCGATCACGAAGCCGATGATCAGCACGACCAGCGACAGGGTTTTTTCGAGGGCGTGGGAGAGCCTGGTGTAAAGGCCGCTCTCCAGTTTTCCCAGCAGCCGGTTCAGCAGCGCGAAGAACGCGCGGATGACAACGCGGCGGAGCAAAAACGCGAGCAGCACGATGACCGCCGCCGCGAGATAACGGCCCGTGCTGCTGTCGGGATCGATGCCGAGCTTGAGGAGGAAGCTGTCGGTGAGTTTGTCCGAGGCGTGGTCCGCGGCATTCAGATGCTCGACGATGGACTCGGTTGCAGTCGGCGCGTCCGTGCCGGAGGAGGAGGCGGCGGCGGGCGTGCCGGGGGCGGCTGCATCGTTTTGCGCGACGAGCCCGGCCGGCGCGGCGGTGAAAACGGCAAAGGCGGCCGCCAGTTGGAAAAATCGGATCAATGAGCGCATGGGATTGATGAAACGCATCCCCTGGCAGTGTCAATTTTACAGGTCGCAAATGCCCGGAAAAACACGCGGGTGCTTTCCGTCCCGCCACGCGGGATGCAAAGCAAAACCAAGGGGAGGCCGGCGCATCGCTTTGGACCGCATGAGCTCAGCCCAATTCCCGCTCGAGCCAGTCGGCGACGGTGCCGCTGGCCGGCTCATGCAGGATTTCCCGCAGACGCCGCGCGTGGCGGGCGGTCCGCTCCAGGCGGGCCGGGTTGCCCAGGCAGTCGCGCAGTTCGGCGGCGAGGGCCTCCGGCTTCGCGGCGGCCTGCAAATACTCGGGATACATCGGCTCGCGCAGGAGCAGGTTTGCGATGCCGAGCCAGCGCACTTTCACGAGCATGCGCCCGAGCAGATAGGTGACGGGGTTGGCGCGGTAAACCACCGCGCCGGGAATCGCCGCCAGCGCGCAATGCATCGACATGGTGCCGGAACTCGTCAGCGCCGCCGACGCCGCCACCTGCCCGCCGGTCGGCCGGAGCGTCACGCCGGCGGGAAGCTCGAACGACTTCAGCACGCGCAGCACGGTTTCGCTGGGATAAATCACCACCGCGGGCGGGCGTTTTTCACCGAGCCGCCCGTAGCCGGCGAGCAGGAGGGGAAAGATGCGGCTGACGGCCTGTTTGCGGCTGCCGGGAAGCAGCAAAAGCGGCCCGGCGGGATCGTAACGCACCGGCTCTTCGTGCCCCGCGGCGACAAAGGGATGGCCGACAAACTCCGCCTTCAACGCCGTGTCCGCGTAGCAATCCACCTCGAACGGGAAAATCACCGCCAGCGCGTCGAGCCAGCGCGCCATCTGGAAGCGGCGCCCGGCCTTCCACGCCCAGATTTGCGGGCTGATATAATAAAGCGTCCTGATGCCGCCGCCGCCCTTGGCGGACAGGCCGCGCTTGAACATGGCCTTGGCGAGGCGCAGGTTGAAACCGGGATAATCGACGAAACACACGGCGCGAGGCTTGTGCTCGCCGATCCACCGCAGCGTCTCGTCGAAAAGCATCCTGAAAAACGAAAAATGCTTCAGCACCTCGACGAGGCCGACCACGGACGACGCCGTGAGATCGTGCAACACCTGCGCCCCCGCGGACGCGAGCGCGGGGCCCCCGAGCGCGGCAAATTCCAGCTCCGGACGCCGCGCGCGCAGTTCCCCCACCATGCGCGCGGCATGCTCGTCGCCCGAATGCTCGCCGGCGACGATGAGCACGTCCACACGCCCGGCGCGGGGAGGCGGCAGGCGAAAGGGAAGCGTGAGCGGCGCGGCGGGACTCATGCGGGTTTGGCGGCGCGACGGATCTGGTCGGTGATGGTGATGGCGACTTCGAGCGCGCTCTTGCCGAGCGCCGCGCCGACCTTGGGCTGCCTCGCCGCCCGCACGCTTTCCACGAAGGAGGCCAGTTCGAGGGCGAGCGGCTCGCCTTTCTCGATCGGCACGTCAACGACCGGGATCGAACTCACGTCGCCGGGCTTGGCGAGGCCGACTTTCATTTTCAGGCCGTAGGCGATGATGTCGCTTTTTTTCACGAGATGGCCCTTCTGGTTCATGAAGTCGAGCGAGAGGTAGGCGTTGTCCTGGAAGATGCGGATTTCGCGGCTGCGCTTCAGGCTGAGGCGGCTGGCGTTGAGGTTGGCCACGCAGCCGTTTTCGAACTGGATGCGCGCGTTGGCGATGTCCTCGGTCTTGGAGAGCACGTTGATGCCCAGGCTGTCGATGCGGGCGATGGGCGACTTCACCAGCGCGAGCACGATGCCGATGTCGTGTATCATCAAATCCAATACGACGCCGACTTCGGTGCCGCGCGTCTGGTAGGTGCCGAGCCGTTCGGTGGTGATGTAGCCGGGCCGGTCGATGTGCTTTTCCAAAAAGCTCATCACGGGATTGAAGTGCTCGATATGGCCGACCTGCACGATGGCGCCGGCGGCCTGCGCGGCGGCGAGCACCTGGGAGGCTTCGTCAAGCGTGGCACAGAGGGGTTTTTCGATGAGCAAGTGGCAGCCGCGCGCGAGCAGCGGGAGCGCGACCTCGGCGTGGCGGTCGGTGGGGACGACGACGGAGACGGCATCGCAGGCGCCGGCCAACTCGTCAACCGAGGCGAAGGCGCGGCAGTTGTGGCGCGCGGCGATTTCGGCAGCGCGCGCGGGGTCGGTGTCGCACACGCCGGCGAGCACGGCGTCCTTCATCGAGGCATAGATGCGCGCGTGGTGCTGGCCGAGCGAGCCGGTGCCGACGACGCCGCACCGGATTTTTTCCGCTTTTTGGAAGAATTTCAGCATGGGTTAGGGATTTTAAAAATGGGATCGGGTGGATCGGACAGAGCGGGCTGAGCGGACGGGGACGATTCTGGTTTCAGCACGCGGCGTGGAGCGCGCCTTCATGGAGGAGGTATTTGCGGGCGGTCTTGGCGGCGTGGGCAGTGTTGTGGGTGACAAGGATGAGCGCCGTGGCGGTCTCCGCGCAGAGGCCGAGGAGAAGCTCGATCACACTGTCGCCGGTGTGTTCATCGAGGTTGCCGGTGGGCTCGTCGGCGAGGATGAGGCGCGGGGCGTTCATCAGCGCGCGGGCGACGGCCACGCGCTGGCGCTCGCCGCCGGAGAGTTGCGAGGGGAGATGATGCCCGCGGGCGGCGAGGCCGACGCGTTCGAGCAGGCCGGCGGCGCGGAGGCGGGCGGGCGCGTCGATGCGGCCGGCGACGCGCCGGGCCATGAGCACGTTTTCGAGGGCGTCGAGTTCGGGGATGAGGTGGAAGGACTGGAAGATGATGCCGAGGAAACGGGCGCGGGCGGCATGGTCGATGCGCGCGCAGCCGGCCCAGTGGAGTTCGCCGTCGTCGGGGGAGTCGAGCCCGGCGAGGAGGTTGAGGAGCGTGGATTTGCCGGAGCCGGATTCGCCCCGGATGCTCGCGCTTTCGCCGGGCGCGATGGAGAGATCGACGCCGCGCAGGACCTCGAGCAGGCGGTCGCCGCTGCGGTAGCTTTTGCACAGGGCGCGGGCGGTGAGGACGGATTGCGTGGCATGGGCGTCCCCGCCCATGTTTGGGGCTTCGCCGACGGTGTGTTTTTCGTCACTCACTGCGCATGGCCTCCACGGGTTCGAGGCGGGCGGCGCGCCAGGCGGCGATGAGGCCGGCCAGCGTCGCCATCACGATGGCATAGGCGCTGATGCCCGCGACTTCGCCGGGCGTGATGTGGGCCGGGATCTGGATGAATTGATACATCTCGATGAGCGTGTCGGACTGGCCGGTGACCGCGCCGACAAACTTGAAGATGCCGTCGATGTTGCCGAGCGTGAGGAAGCCGAGCGCGAGGCCGAGCACGGCGCCGAGGACGCCGACGAGAAAGCCCTGGATGCAGAAGCAGGCGGCGGTCTGGCGCGGCAGCGCGCCGAGCGCGCCGAGGAGGCCGATCTCGCGGGTCTTGCGCACGACGGCGATGAGCAGCAGCGCGGTGACGAGGAACATCGCGTTGAGCACGATGAAGGAGGTGATGAGCATGACCATCACCTTTTCGAGGCGCAGCGAGAAGAGGAAGCCGTCGTTGGCCTCCATCCAGGTGAGCGCATGGGCGCGGCTGGCGGGCGGAAGCCGGTCGTTGATGGCCGCCACGGTCTGATGGAGATCCGCGCCGGGGGCGAGCTTGACCGAGAAGCCGTGCACGCCGCGGCCGAGGCCGTAAAGGTCCTGCATGCGGCGGAGCGTCACGATGGCGACGGATTTGTCGAGTTGCTGGTGGCCGATCTGGAGGATGCCGACGACGGTGAG
This genomic stretch from Termitidicoccus mucosus harbors:
- a CDS encoding ABC transporter ATP-binding protein, giving the protein MSDEKHTVGEAPNMGGDAHATQSVLTARALCKSYRSGDRLLEVLRGVDLSIAPGESASIRGESGSGKSTLLNLLAGLDSPDDGELHWAGCARIDHAARARFLGIIFQSFHLIPELDALENVLMARRVAGRIDAPARLRAAGLLERVGLAARGHHLPSQLSGGERQRVAVARALMNAPRLILADEPTGNLDEHTGDSVIELLLGLCAETATALILVTHNTAHAAKTARKYLLHEGALHAAC
- a CDS encoding ABC transporter permease; the protein is MPWYFYLALKQLFPTGRRVTFFTAVSIMGVAAGVWLLIAATGVMGGFGHKYGGMMRDTQGDIQVRSYELIRDVAATQAAIDATPGVLASTPFAEGLVMVQYENRPSFPAIQGIDVNQVGRVIPLANYLVIGSLDDLDDDTVILGAELARTLGVGVGGKLQVVTPLFLQKIGEDEILLPAELTVVGILQIGHQQLDKSVAIVTLRRMQDLYGLGRGVHGFSVKLAPGADLHQTVAAINDRLPPASRAHALTWMEANDGFLFSLRLEKVMVMLITSFIVLNAMFLVTALLLIAVVRKTREIGLLGALGALPRQTAACFCIQGFLVGVLGAVLGLALGFLTLGNIDGIFKFVGAVTGQSDTLIEMYQFIQIPAHITPGEVAGISAYAIVMATLAGLIAAWRAARLEPVEAMRSE
- the lpxB gene encoding lipid-A-disaccharide synthase; this encodes MSPAAPLTLPFRLPPPRAGRVDVLIVAGEHSGDEHAARMVGELRARRPELEFAALGGPALASAGAQVLHDLTASSVVGLVEVLKHFSFFRMLFDETLRWIGEHKPRAVCFVDYPGFNLRLAKAMFKRGLSAKGGGGIRTLYYISPQIWAWKAGRRFQMARWLDALAVIFPFEVDCYADTALKAEFVGHPFVAAGHEEPVRYDPAGPLLLLPGSRKQAVSRIFPLLLAGYGRLGEKRPPAVVIYPSETVLRVLKSFELPAGVTLRPTGGQVAASAALTSSGTMSMHCALAAIPGAVVYRANPVTYLLGRMLVKVRWLGIANLLLREPMYPEYLQAAAKPEALAAELRDCLGNPARLERTARHARRLREILHEPASGTVADWLERELG
- a CDS encoding Gfo/Idh/MocA family protein; this translates as MLKFFQKAEKIRCGVVGTGSLGQHHARIYASMKDAVLAGVCDTDPARAAEIAARHNCRAFASVDELAGACDAVSVVVPTDRHAEVALPLLARGCHLLIEKPLCATLDEASQVLAAAQAAGAIVQVGHIEHFNPVMSFLEKHIDRPGYITTERLGTYQTRGTEVGVVLDLMIHDIGIVLALVKSPIARIDSLGINVLSKTEDIANARIQFENGCVANLNASRLSLKRSREIRIFQDNAYLSLDFMNQKGHLVKKSDIIAYGLKMKVGLAKPGDVSSIPVVDVPIEKGEPLALELASFVESVRAARQPKVGAALGKSALEVAITITDQIRRAAKPA
- a CDS encoding mechanosensitive ion channel family protein; protein product: MRSLIRFFQLAAAFAVFTAAPAGLVAQNDAAAPGTPAAASSSGTDAPTATESIVEHLNAADHASDKLTDSFLLKLGIDPDSSTGRYLAAAVIVLLAFLLRRVVIRAFFALLNRLLGKLESGLYTRLSHALEKTLSLVVLIIGFVIALKVLHLSPALNKGINYAYAFAIMLALFWLALRVTGALADHLHALAKKNDLGVTAFMPWIKSALMGIVFVFGALVIAQGMGANVSAFLAGLGIGGLALALAAQDTVANVFGAVVVAVDQPFRIGETVQIGAFTGTVEHVGIRSTRLRTPQKTLVTIPNKTMASESIVNLSRITQRRVEITIGLTYDTTADQLDEIVEEIRRITKAEDAVDPDSIVVQFTNFGASSLDIWLLFMTKTADFVPHLEARQRISLAIMRAVEQRGLSFAFPTHTLELGASASRALGKKPKD